In the genome of Halobacterium noricense, one region contains:
- a CDS encoding mandelate racemase/muconate lactonizing enzyme family protein — protein sequence MEITDVESFPIKLPLESPVSFSNRTLTYRDHAITYVRTDTGHEGVGYSLGYEGAGLIADAVESLLEPMLVGEDPRDTERLWHEMYNGTVQIGRTGLLLRAISTVDIALWDVKGKAAGEPLHKLLGGHAERVPSYASGGYYRDDKGHEGLRGEMRRYLDEGHDVVKMKVGRRSADEEADRVAAVRDEIGDERTLLLDANGVWESTTEALRNCREFAPYDPYFIEEPVMIDRVDTMAEVNDALDYPVATGELEGTRHNFARLADSGAATILQPDVTVCGGITEWLKIAHHAAAYDIPIAPHYNWNIHASLLGAIENGLWVEYFYRDMDVKAFDDVVADPVEPDDDGMIDLPDRPGHGVPLDKDALQKFRDE from the coding sequence ATGGAAATCACGGACGTCGAGTCGTTCCCGATCAAGTTGCCCCTGGAGTCCCCGGTGTCGTTCTCCAATCGCACGCTCACGTACCGCGACCACGCGATAACGTACGTGCGGACGGACACCGGCCACGAAGGGGTCGGCTACTCGCTGGGCTACGAGGGCGCGGGCCTCATCGCCGACGCCGTCGAATCACTGCTGGAGCCGATGCTCGTCGGCGAGGACCCACGGGACACCGAGCGGCTGTGGCACGAGATGTACAACGGGACGGTCCAGATCGGCCGAACCGGCCTGCTGCTGCGCGCCATCTCCACGGTCGACATCGCGCTCTGGGACGTGAAAGGGAAAGCTGCGGGCGAACCGCTGCACAAGCTCCTGGGCGGACACGCCGAGCGGGTCCCGTCGTACGCCAGCGGCGGCTACTATCGCGACGACAAGGGCCACGAGGGCCTGCGCGGCGAGATGCGGCGCTACCTCGACGAGGGCCACGACGTCGTGAAGATGAAAGTCGGGCGACGGTCGGCCGACGAGGAAGCGGACCGCGTCGCCGCCGTGCGCGACGAAATCGGCGACGAGCGCACGCTCCTGCTGGACGCCAACGGCGTCTGGGAGTCGACGACTGAAGCGCTGCGCAACTGCCGGGAGTTCGCGCCCTACGACCCGTACTTCATCGAGGAGCCGGTGATGATTGACCGCGTGGATACGATGGCGGAGGTCAACGACGCCCTCGACTACCCGGTCGCCACCGGCGAACTAGAGGGGACGCGGCACAACTTCGCGCGCCTCGCCGACTCGGGCGCCGCGACCATCCTCCAGCCGGACGTCACCGTCTGTGGTGGCATCACGGAGTGGCTGAAAATCGCCCACCACGCCGCCGCCTACGACATCCCCATCGCGCCCCACTACAACTGGAACATCCACGCGTCGCTTCTGGGCGCCATCGAGAACGGGCTCTGGGTGGAGTACTTCTACCGCGACATGGACGTGAAGGCGTTCGACGACGTCGTCGCCGACCCCGTGGAGCCCGACGACGACGGCATGATCGACCTCCCCGACCGGCCCGGCCACGGCGTTCCCCTCGACAAGGACGCCCTCCAGAAGTTCAGAGACGAATGA
- a CDS encoding mandelate racemase/muconate lactonizing enzyme family protein: MRDFSDQIETRDPDRDVEITSIDACVVEGNFEWNLIKVETDAGVTGIGEAYRGGGVPELVEYTNRFLVGENPLDVERLVRYIFQEMSGHGGTTGKVVTAASGIEVALLDAAGKILGLPVYQLLGSKYRDEVRLYCDCHAGEAYAVEDGATDYAEAEAYTPEAYAAEAARVTDMGFDALKFDLDLPADNANDPYNGRLTNAAIREKRDIVEAVREEIGYDVDLAFDCHWDYSVESAKRLAHELEEFDLMWLEDLVPPENMDAQKEVTQATRTPVATGENRFRVFELSELVYEHGVDVVTPDPTTVGGLTETMRVADRAEENYIPMSPHNVCSPVGTTACVHLGAATPNFDLLEYHALEVDWWDDLLARDEPLIEDGHIDVPEAPGLGIELDEDVVEEHRLEGTSGF; encoded by the coding sequence ATGAGAGATTTCTCAGACCAAATCGAAACCCGCGACCCGGACCGAGACGTCGAAATCACGAGCATCGACGCGTGCGTCGTCGAAGGCAACTTCGAGTGGAACCTCATCAAGGTGGAGACCGACGCCGGCGTCACCGGCATCGGCGAAGCGTACCGCGGCGGCGGCGTCCCCGAGCTCGTGGAGTACACCAACCGCTTCCTCGTCGGCGAGAACCCCCTCGACGTCGAACGCCTCGTGCGGTACATCTTCCAGGAGATGTCCGGGCACGGCGGCACCACCGGGAAGGTCGTGACTGCTGCTTCGGGCATCGAGGTGGCGCTGCTGGACGCCGCCGGGAAGATTCTCGGCCTCCCCGTCTACCAACTGCTCGGGTCGAAGTACCGCGACGAGGTGCGCCTGTACTGTGACTGCCACGCGGGCGAAGCGTACGCCGTCGAGGACGGCGCGACCGACTACGCCGAGGCCGAGGCGTACACGCCCGAGGCGTACGCTGCCGAGGCCGCGCGCGTCACCGACATGGGCTTCGACGCGCTGAAGTTCGACCTCGACCTCCCCGCGGACAACGCGAACGACCCGTACAACGGCCGCCTCACGAACGCCGCCATCCGAGAGAAGCGCGACATCGTCGAGGCCGTCCGCGAGGAAATCGGCTACGACGTGGACCTGGCGTTCGACTGCCACTGGGACTACTCCGTCGAGAGCGCCAAGCGGCTCGCACACGAGCTCGAGGAGTTCGACCTGATGTGGCTCGAAGACCTCGTGCCCCCCGAAAACATGGACGCCCAGAAGGAAGTGACGCAGGCCACGCGGACGCCCGTCGCGACGGGCGAAAACCGCTTCCGCGTGTTCGAACTCTCGGAGCTCGTCTACGAGCACGGCGTCGACGTCGTCACCCCGGACCCGACCACCGTGGGCGGGCTGACGGAGACGATGCGGGTCGCCGACCGCGCGGAGGAGAACTACATCCCGATGTCCCCGCACAACGTCTGCAGTCCCGTGGGGACGACGGCGTGCGTCCACCTCGGCGCGGCGACGCCGAACTTCGACCTCCTGGAGTATCACGCCCTGGAGGTCGACTGGTGGGACGACCTGCTCGCGCGCGACGAGCCGCTCATCGAAGACGGCCACATCGACGTGCCCGAGGCGCCCGGGCTCGGCATCGAACTCGACGAGGACGTCGTGGAGGAGCACCGCCTCGAAGGGACGTCCGGGTTCTGA
- a CDS encoding acyl-CoA dehydrogenase family protein, whose amino-acid sequence MLDYFGIEGDLDQEERLLVESAREFVDGEVEDIGQHWIDGTFPEELIPKMGEMGFYAPNLEGYGLPNVSEKSYGLLMQELEACDSGLRSMASVQGALVMYPIHAFGSDEQKEEWLPKLGAGEAVGCFGLTEPEHGSNPSAMETRAERASGNAGDEYVLNGSKTWITNSPIADVAVVWAKDHSEDDNPVRGFLVETDRDGVTTNKIDDKLSLRASVTGEISLQNVRIPAENRLPGVEGMKGPLSCLTQARYGIAWGAIGAARDCFETAREYATDREQFGKPIGGFQMQQQKLAEMATQITLAQLLAHRLANLKERGDMRPQHVSMAKRNNVRMARDQSRIAREMLGGNGITTDYSPMRHMTNMETVYTYEGTHDIHTLILGEDLTGIQAYQ is encoded by the coding sequence ATGCTCGATTACTTCGGCATCGAGGGAGACCTCGACCAGGAGGAGCGACTGCTGGTGGAATCCGCCCGCGAGTTCGTCGACGGCGAAGTCGAGGATATCGGCCAACACTGGATAGACGGCACCTTCCCTGAAGAGCTCATCCCGAAGATGGGCGAGATGGGGTTCTACGCGCCGAACCTGGAAGGGTACGGGCTGCCGAACGTCAGCGAGAAGTCATACGGGCTGTTGATGCAGGAGCTAGAGGCGTGTGACTCGGGGCTGCGCTCGATGGCGAGCGTGCAGGGCGCGCTCGTGATGTACCCGATTCACGCGTTCGGCAGCGACGAGCAAAAAGAGGAGTGGCTGCCGAAGCTCGGCGCCGGCGAGGCCGTCGGCTGCTTCGGCCTCACCGAACCCGAGCACGGGTCGAACCCCTCCGCGATGGAGACGCGCGCCGAACGTGCCAGCGGGAACGCGGGCGACGAGTACGTCCTGAACGGCTCGAAGACGTGGATTACGAACTCCCCGATTGCGGACGTCGCGGTCGTCTGGGCGAAAGACCACAGCGAGGACGACAACCCCGTCCGGGGGTTCCTCGTGGAGACAGACCGCGACGGCGTCACGACGAACAAAATCGACGACAAGCTCAGCCTCCGTGCGTCCGTCACGGGCGAAATCAGCCTCCAGAACGTTCGCATTCCGGCGGAAAACCGGCTGCCGGGCGTCGAGGGGATGAAGGGGCCGCTGTCGTGTCTCACGCAGGCGCGCTACGGCATCGCGTGGGGCGCAATTGGTGCGGCCAGGGATTGCTTCGAGACCGCTCGCGAGTACGCTACGGACCGCGAGCAGTTCGGGAAACCCATCGGCGGCTTCCAGATGCAACAGCAGAAGCTCGCGGAGATGGCGACCCAGATTACGCTCGCGCAGTTGCTCGCGCACCGCCTCGCGAACCTCAAGGAGCGCGGCGACATGCGCCCCCAACACGTCTCGATGGCGAAGCGCAACAACGTCCGAATGGCCCGCGACCAGTCCCGCATCGCCCGCGAGATGCTCGGCGGTAACGGCATCACCACGGACTACTCGCCGATGCGCCACATGACGAACATGGAGACCGTCTACACGTACGAGGGCACCCACGACATCCACACGCTGATTCTCGGCGAGGACCTCACTGGCATCCAGGCGTACCAGTAG
- a CDS encoding D-2-hydroxyacid dehydrogenase, producing the protein MTTTDVAVLDHDAHGIPAADYADILQRRLPDYTVRLAATPDERQQCLREAGVVAGKFFTVDDLDAAQNLRLFACNAAGVDHLPLEALAERGVAVTNASGVHGPNIAEHVLGWVLTFTRRLDEGRRRQQRREWRRFQSFAELTESTVTVVGLGAIGETVVQRFEGFDVSTVGVRHSVEKGGPTDEVVGFDDLPDVLPATDVLVLACPLTETTEGLIGETELEALPTDAILVNVARGGVVDTDALVSALESNTIHGAGLDVTDPEPLPRDHDLWGFQNVFLTPHVAGHTPKYWERRADILVENLARAAETGEYAGLRNQVA; encoded by the coding sequence ATGACCACCACGGACGTCGCGGTGCTCGACCACGACGCGCACGGCATCCCGGCCGCCGACTACGCCGACATCCTCCAGCGACGCCTCCCCGACTACACTGTCCGCCTCGCTGCGACGCCCGACGAACGCCAGCAGTGCCTCCGCGAAGCCGGAGTCGTCGCGGGGAAGTTCTTCACCGTCGACGACCTCGACGCCGCCCAGAATCTCCGACTGTTCGCGTGTAACGCCGCGGGCGTCGACCACCTCCCGCTCGAAGCGCTCGCCGAACGCGGCGTCGCGGTGACGAACGCCTCCGGCGTCCACGGTCCGAACATCGCCGAGCACGTGCTCGGGTGGGTTCTCACGTTCACTCGCCGGCTCGACGAAGGTCGGCGCCGCCAGCAGCGCCGCGAGTGGCGCCGCTTCCAGTCGTTCGCCGAACTCACTGAGAGTACTGTCACCGTCGTCGGCCTCGGTGCCATCGGCGAGACGGTCGTCCAGCGCTTCGAGGGTTTCGACGTGTCCACGGTCGGCGTCCGCCACTCCGTCGAGAAGGGCGGCCCCACGGACGAGGTGGTCGGCTTCGACGACCTGCCGGACGTCCTCCCGGCGACCGACGTGCTCGTACTCGCGTGCCCGCTGACGGAGACGACCGAGGGGCTAATCGGCGAGACAGAGTTGGAGGCGCTGCCGACCGACGCGATTCTCGTGAACGTCGCGCGCGGCGGTGTCGTCGACACGGACGCGCTCGTCTCCGCACTCGAATCGAACACCATCCACGGTGCCGGCCTCGACGTCACCGACCCGGAGCCGCTGCCGCGGGACCACGACCTCTGGGGGTTCCAGAACGTCTTCCTCACGCCCCACGTCGCCGGGCACACGCCGAAGTACTGGGAGCGCCGCGCCGATATCCTCGTGGAGAACCTCGCCCGCGCCGCGGAGACGGGCGAGTACGCCGGCCTCCGGAATCAGGTCGCCTGA
- a CDS encoding MFS transporter, with protein sequence MVSPSSIAGEDTEIVGERPFQLLLLINVLPPLGTALLSPVLGSLVEPLGASTANIGLLMSAFTAPAIFVIPVAGVVSDRYGRRPVLIFGLLWFGLTGTAIALVSTFEAALALRLLQGIGFAALTPIIITSLGDLYTGTKEATAQGLRFTGSGLSQTVFPLAAGVLVGMAWQYPFLLYAIAFPIAAVVYVWFEEPVETTASDESEAGLGAQLADLRTLVAHRRAWTMIVARGSANLAWFGFLTYNSILVVDVLGSTPTYAGLLAALASLTYAVAATQAGRIADLFDDRLYPLLALNVSMGGGLALVFLAPSLPVAAVGVVLMGVGFGLVLSIYRSVITTLAPPDLRGGLVSLSEGSGRAAATMTPILMGGAIAVATTQFGFVAAVRAVGIGTGLLGAGTGIVCLLAMSAAPPIRMAD encoded by the coding sequence GTGGTATCGCCGTCGTCCATCGCCGGAGAAGACACGGAAATTGTGGGGGAGCGCCCGTTCCAGCTGCTGTTGCTCATCAACGTGCTTCCACCACTGGGCACCGCGCTCCTGTCGCCCGTGCTCGGTTCGCTCGTCGAACCCCTCGGCGCATCGACGGCGAACATCGGGCTGTTGATGTCCGCGTTCACCGCTCCCGCCATCTTCGTCATTCCCGTCGCGGGGGTCGTCTCCGACCGGTACGGGCGGCGGCCGGTCCTCATCTTCGGGCTGCTGTGGTTCGGGCTGACCGGCACGGCAATCGCGCTCGTCTCGACGTTCGAAGCCGCACTCGCGCTCCGCCTCCTCCAGGGCATCGGCTTCGCCGCACTCACCCCGATAATCATCACCAGTCTCGGCGACCTCTACACTGGGACGAAAGAGGCGACCGCGCAAGGCCTCCGGTTCACCGGGTCGGGACTCTCGCAGACAGTCTTCCCGCTCGCGGCGGGCGTCCTCGTCGGGATGGCGTGGCAGTACCCGTTCTTGCTGTACGCCATCGCGTTCCCAATCGCGGCTGTCGTCTACGTCTGGTTCGAGGAGCCCGTCGAGACGACCGCCAGCGACGAGTCCGAGGCCGGACTGGGTGCGCAGCTCGCGGACCTCCGGACGCTCGTCGCACACCGGCGCGCGTGGACGATGATTGTCGCCCGCGGCAGCGCGAACCTCGCGTGGTTCGGCTTTCTCACCTACAACTCCATTCTCGTCGTCGACGTGCTCGGTAGCACCCCGACGTACGCGGGACTGCTCGCGGCGCTAGCCAGTCTGACGTACGCGGTCGCGGCGACGCAGGCCGGGCGCATCGCCGACCTGTTCGACGACCGTCTCTATCCGCTCCTCGCCCTGAACGTCTCGATGGGCGGCGGCCTCGCGCTCGTCTTCCTCGCGCCGTCGCTGCCCGTCGCGGCCGTCGGCGTCGTGCTGATGGGCGTCGGCTTCGGGCTCGTGCTCTCGATATACCGGAGCGTCATCACCACGCTAGCGCCGCCGGACCTCCGCGGCGGCCTCGTGAGTCTCAGCGAGGGCAGCGGCCGTGCGGCCGCGACGATGACACCGATTCTGATGGGCGGTGCCATCGCAGTCGCGACGACGCAGTTCGGCTTCGTCGCGGCCGTACGCGCGGTCGGCATCGGAACCGGGCTCCTCGGCGCTGGCACCGGCATCGTCTGCCTGCTCGCGATGAGCGCAGCGCCGCCGATTCGAATGGCCGACTGA
- a CDS encoding IclR family transcriptional regulator: MSTPPDDGLADSVQTARTLFDIVQRISDEEGAPLSALAGELDYAKSTVHRHLRTLEDLGYVVKRDGNYHVGLRFLELGVTARNSYRGYNLVREKVEEIAEETGERAQFFVEEHGKVVYLARSVGEHAVRTDPGIGSRIPLYAASAGKAILSELPPQELSDMFEQMSFEPVTEHTITDPDELRSELEAVRERGFAFNREESLRGTHAVGVPICAPDGDVIGGLSVTGPSHRLKGERFEAELPDLLLGAANELELNIAHS, encoded by the coding sequence ATGAGCACACCCCCCGACGACGGCCTCGCCGATTCGGTACAAACAGCGCGGACGCTATTCGATATTGTCCAACGCATCTCCGACGAAGAGGGAGCGCCGCTGTCGGCGTTGGCTGGCGAACTCGACTACGCGAAGAGCACAGTCCACCGACACCTTCGGACGCTAGAAGACCTCGGTTACGTGGTCAAGCGCGACGGCAACTACCACGTCGGCCTCCGATTCCTCGAGCTCGGGGTGACCGCTCGGAACAGCTACCGCGGCTACAATCTCGTCCGGGAGAAAGTCGAGGAGATTGCCGAAGAGACCGGCGAACGCGCGCAGTTCTTCGTCGAAGAGCACGGGAAGGTGGTGTACCTCGCTCGGTCGGTCGGCGAGCACGCGGTCCGAACGGACCCCGGAATCGGGAGCCGCATCCCCCTGTACGCGGCGTCCGCAGGGAAGGCGATTCTGTCGGAGCTCCCCCCGCAGGAGCTGTCCGATATGTTCGAACAGATGTCGTTCGAGCCCGTGACCGAGCACACGATTACCGACCCGGACGAGCTGCGGTCGGAGCTCGAAGCGGTCCGCGAGCGCGGGTTCGCGTTCAACCGCGAGGAATCGCTGCGCGGTACGCACGCCGTCGGCGTCCCCATTTGCGCACCGGACGGCGACGTCATCGGCGGACTCAGCGTCACCGGTCCGAGCCACCGACTGAAGGGGGAGCGCTTCGAAGCGGAGCTCCCGGACCTGCTGCTCGGCGCCGCGAACGAGCTCGAGCTCAACATCGCGCACTCGTAA
- a CDS encoding mannonate dehydratase, with translation MARTTDSEQRPEAVQADPETMRVGIGTYKPATEDFLRFAAQLGVDDVLLTPHRHEGFDSALPLGEAWSAQELVDLRARANDAGLRLYGVEKMPIPLYEILLNDGDRQAQLDVITETIRNMGEAGIHVLGYSGHPPDGAVRTTREHSIRGDAKASAFDIADIDTVSRSEPQRDVTEAEMWERYEEFLHEVVPVAEDAGVKLGVHPSDPPVESLFGIPLLFRNRENFERALDVHPSDNHGLKLGMGCWSEMGEDLPNVIRHFGEDDIVYAHFRDVVGTVPEFYETFVDDEDGNFDEYEVVKALDEVGFSGVMTPDHVPLMEGETDWEFGSTLGRSYTIGYLKGMLKSLE, from the coding sequence ATGGCACGCACAACCGACAGCGAGCAGCGCCCCGAAGCGGTCCAGGCAGACCCCGAGACGATGCGCGTCGGTATCGGCACGTACAAGCCCGCAACCGAGGATTTCCTCCGGTTCGCCGCCCAGTTGGGCGTCGACGACGTGTTGCTCACACCACATCGACACGAAGGATTCGACTCCGCGCTCCCGCTCGGCGAGGCGTGGTCCGCCCAGGAGCTCGTCGACCTCCGAGCGCGAGCGAACGACGCCGGGCTCCGCCTGTACGGCGTCGAGAAGATGCCGATTCCCCTCTACGAGATTCTGTTGAACGACGGCGACCGCCAAGCGCAACTCGACGTCATTACGGAGACCATCCGAAACATGGGCGAAGCGGGCATCCACGTACTCGGGTACAGCGGCCACCCGCCGGACGGCGCGGTTCGCACCACGCGCGAGCATTCGATTCGCGGCGACGCGAAGGCCTCGGCGTTCGACATCGCCGACATCGACACTGTGTCCCGTAGTGAGCCCCAGCGCGACGTCACGGAAGCGGAGATGTGGGAGCGCTACGAGGAGTTCCTCCACGAGGTCGTGCCCGTCGCCGAGGACGCCGGCGTGAAACTCGGCGTCCACCCCAGCGACCCGCCCGTCGAATCGCTGTTCGGGATTCCGCTGCTGTTCCGGAACCGCGAGAACTTCGAGCGCGCGCTCGACGTCCACCCCAGCGACAACCACGGGCTGAAGCTCGGCATGGGCTGCTGGTCGGAGATGGGCGAGGACCTCCCCAACGTGATTCGGCACTTCGGTGAGGACGACATCGTCTACGCTCACTTCCGGGACGTCGTCGGCACCGTCCCCGAGTTCTACGAGACGTTCGTCGACGACGAGGACGGCAACTTCGACGAGTACGAGGTCGTGAAGGCGCTCGACGAGGTCGGCTTCTCGGGCGTGATGACGCCCGACCACGTCCCGCTGATGGAAGGAGAGACCGACTGGGAGTTCGGGAGCACGCTCGGGCGCTCGTACACCATCGGCTACCTCAAGGGCATGCTGAAGTCCCTCGAATAG
- a CDS encoding universal stress protein yields MYDNILVPTDGSETARSAVDQAVDLAAKYDATVHALFVFDVDATTLALGTEQVERIRRGKLDEMPEVKAEADDATGYVADVAAEHGVSVEEHVTAGGPARAIRKFVEDNDIDLVVMGSHGRSGLSRVVLGSVAEKVLRRTRLPVLVVDVHGEDES; encoded by the coding sequence ATGTACGACAACATCCTCGTTCCGACCGACGGCAGCGAAACCGCCCGCAGTGCGGTCGACCAGGCGGTCGACCTCGCAGCGAAGTACGACGCGACGGTGCACGCGTTGTTCGTCTTCGACGTCGACGCGACGACCCTCGCGCTCGGCACCGAACAGGTCGAACGCATCCGCCGGGGGAAACTCGACGAGATGCCCGAAGTGAAAGCCGAGGCCGACGACGCGACCGGTTACGTCGCTGACGTCGCCGCCGAGCACGGCGTCTCCGTCGAGGAGCACGTCACCGCTGGCGGACCCGCGCGTGCCATCCGAAAGTTCGTCGAGGACAACGACATCGACCTCGTCGTGATGGGGAGCCACGGCCGCTCCGGGCTTTCCCGGGTCGTTCTCGGCAGCGTCGCCGAGAAAGTACTCCGGCGCACCCGGCTGCCGGTGCTCGTCGTCGACGTCCACGGGGAAGACGAATCGTGA
- a CDS encoding sodium:solute symporter family transporter, whose translation MSAVLPYAAGAVAQSSLLPEGLNVSFKALPAILVTAMLLLFLVIGFVFKVADTEGMWVAGRSIGNVENGMAIGANWMSAASYLGMAALIATSGFYGLAFIVGWSTGYFVLLIFMAAQMRRFGKYTAPDFVGDRFNSDTARAIAALTTFLIAFVYAIGQARGMGLVGLYIFGDLGILGLTGYQSMVVLMMTITVGYLTLSGMLGATKNMAVQYVILIVAFLAGLYVVGFANGYSTILPQIEYGALFAELGSEFSEPFVNGGYYLWIATAFSLVVGTCGLPHVLVRFYTVESERTARWSTVWGLGFILLLYLGSPAFAAFGTDLYANNIGPVYGDPGMTAAAGDVIVVLAAQLSNLPTWFVGLVAAGGIAAAIATTAGLFITGSSAISHDIYKNLINPDATQRQQVFVGRMSIIALGVITTLAALDPAAPIAALVSYAFSLAGAVLFPMFFLGLWWENTNRQGALAGMTTGLVIWTIPMINEVVPNYGLLSGAAGSDGIISATLAQWLPAIGSALVAVPVVFAVTIAVSMVTAEPDLETKKLVRQCHSPEPMSQQQSAEDVVSSDD comes from the coding sequence ATGAGCGCCGTCCTCCCGTACGCGGCCGGCGCGGTCGCGCAGTCGAGTCTCCTCCCGGAGGGACTGAACGTCTCGTTCAAGGCGCTGCCAGCCATCCTGGTGACGGCGATGCTGTTGCTGTTCCTCGTCATCGGCTTCGTCTTCAAGGTCGCCGACACCGAGGGCATGTGGGTCGCCGGCCGGTCCATCGGGAACGTCGAAAACGGCATGGCAATCGGTGCGAACTGGATGTCCGCCGCGTCGTACCTCGGCATGGCCGCGCTCATCGCCACCTCCGGCTTCTACGGGCTGGCGTTCATCGTCGGCTGGTCGACCGGCTACTTCGTGCTGCTAATCTTCATGGCCGCCCAGATGCGGCGGTTCGGCAAGTACACCGCACCCGACTTCGTCGGCGACCGGTTCAACTCCGACACCGCCCGCGCCATCGCCGCGCTCACGACGTTCCTCATCGCGTTCGTGTACGCCATCGGGCAAGCCCGCGGCATGGGCCTGGTCGGCCTCTACATCTTCGGCGACCTCGGCATCCTCGGACTCACCGGCTACCAGTCGATGGTCGTGCTCATGATGACCATCACGGTCGGCTACCTCACGCTGTCCGGGATGCTCGGCGCGACGAAGAACATGGCCGTCCAGTACGTCATCCTCATCGTGGCGTTCCTCGCGGGCCTGTACGTCGTCGGGTTCGCTAACGGCTACTCGACGATTCTCCCGCAGATCGAGTACGGCGCGCTGTTCGCCGAACTCGGCAGCGAGTTCAGCGAACCGTTCGTCAACGGCGGCTACTACCTCTGGATCGCCACCGCGTTCTCGCTGGTAGTCGGCACGTGTGGCTTACCGCACGTGCTCGTGCGGTTCTACACCGTCGAGAGCGAGCGCACCGCGCGCTGGTCGACGGTCTGGGGGCTCGGATTCATCCTCCTGCTGTACCTCGGTTCGCCCGCATTCGCGGCGTTCGGCACCGACCTCTACGCGAACAACATCGGTCCCGTCTACGGCGACCCCGGCATGACCGCGGCCGCCGGTGACGTCATCGTCGTGCTCGCGGCGCAGCTCTCGAACCTCCCGACGTGGTTCGTCGGGCTCGTCGCCGCTGGCGGTATCGCGGCCGCCATCGCGACGACCGCCGGCCTGTTCATCACCGGGTCGTCGGCCATCTCCCACGACATCTACAAGAACCTCATCAACCCCGACGCGACCCAGCGCCAGCAGGTGTTCGTCGGCCGCATGAGCATCATCGCGCTCGGCGTCATCACGACGCTCGCCGCGCTCGACCCGGCAGCACCCATCGCGGCGCTCGTGTCGTACGCGTTCTCGCTGGCCGGCGCCGTGCTGTTCCCGATGTTCTTCCTCGGCCTCTGGTGGGAGAACACGAACCGCCAGGGCGCACTCGCCGGCATGACCACCGGGCTCGTCATCTGGACGATTCCGATGATTAACGAAGTCGTGCCCAACTACGGGCTGCTCAGCGGTGCCGCGGGCTCGGACGGCATCATCTCCGCGACGCTCGCGCAGTGGCTGCCCGCCATCGGCTCCGCACTCGTCGCCGTGCCGGTCGTGTTCGCGGTGACCATCGCCGTTTCGATGGTGACCGCCGAACCCGACCTCGAAACGAAGAAGCTCGTGCGGCAGTGCCACAGCCCCGAACCGATGAGCCAACAGCAGAGCGCCGAAGACGTCGTGAGCTCTGACGACTAA
- a CDS encoding DUF4212 domain-containing protein, translated as MTDNDNHDSTDEPPAEPDGGAVAGVAQSEDSTDYLTSEVNLLRPSTPFMRDHLRIIWTGFAIWAVVVFGPVTLTAIAPDVMTSTMPVLGFPLHYFLVSIGAPGGALILAFWYARKRDALDDKYGIDHATDGGVSE; from the coding sequence ATGACAGACAACGACAACCACGACTCGACGGACGAACCGCCCGCCGAACCGGACGGCGGCGCTGTCGCCGGCGTCGCGCAGTCCGAGGACAGCACCGACTACCTCACGTCGGAGGTGAACCTGCTACGGCCGAGCACGCCGTTCATGCGGGACCACCTCCGCATCATCTGGACGGGATTCGCCATCTGGGCAGTCGTCGTTTTCGGCCCGGTGACGCTGACCGCAATCGCACCGGACGTGATGACGTCGACGATGCCCGTTCTCGGCTTCCCGCTGCACTACTTCCTCGTCTCCATCGGTGCGCCCGGCGGCGCGCTGATTCTGGCGTTCTGGTACGCGCGAAAGCGCGACGCCCTCGACGACAAGTACGGCATCGACCACGCGACTGACGGAGGGGTCTCGGAATGA